One Streptosporangium sp. NBC_01495 DNA window includes the following coding sequences:
- a CDS encoding low temperature requirement protein A, whose protein sequence is MRLPGWFAERVEPAPPETELRVSTLELFFDLVFVFTVTQLTGLMVDGLQEGRPAESALRALLVFGAIWWMYAGYAWLTNAVPPTRPARRVLILLGMAGFMIVALSIPSVFDGDGMAFAIGYLLLIVVHAGLYLQSTSAFARVLPFNLGGVALIAMAALVPAPYTYLLWAGAVALLWGSPYFVGQKGFSLKAGHIVERHGLLVIVALGESIVAIGIGAKGLHVGFALGLAAVLGLALAACLWWLYFGGDDETRAEHVLEAAEPVRRTRLILGAYFYAHIPMLLGIVAVAAGVKKAIGHPIDPLKFSAALTLAVGVALFVAGNAWFRRVLGMTGNGLRAAGALVALLTVALGLWSALAQLTALTALVITVIVLERRRAAVVPVP, encoded by the coding sequence ATGCGCCTCCCCGGCTGGTTCGCGGAGCGGGTCGAACCCGCCCCGCCAGAGACCGAGCTCCGCGTCTCCACCCTCGAACTCTTCTTCGACCTGGTCTTCGTCTTCACCGTCACCCAGCTCACCGGTCTCATGGTGGACGGCCTACAGGAAGGCAGGCCCGCCGAGAGCGCGCTGCGCGCGCTGCTGGTCTTCGGCGCCATCTGGTGGATGTACGCCGGTTACGCCTGGCTGACCAACGCCGTACCGCCGACGCGGCCCGCCCGCAGGGTGCTGATCCTGCTGGGCATGGCCGGATTCATGATCGTGGCGCTGTCGATCCCCTCGGTGTTCGACGGCGACGGCATGGCGTTCGCGATCGGATACCTGCTGCTGATCGTCGTGCACGCCGGGCTGTACCTGCAGTCCACCTCGGCCTTCGCCCGGGTGCTTCCGTTCAACCTCGGCGGGGTCGCACTCATCGCCATGGCCGCCCTGGTCCCGGCGCCGTACACCTACCTGCTCTGGGCCGGCGCGGTGGCCCTGCTCTGGGGCAGCCCGTACTTCGTCGGCCAGAAGGGCTTCAGCCTGAAGGCCGGGCACATCGTCGAGCGCCACGGCCTGCTGGTGATCGTGGCGCTCGGCGAGTCGATCGTGGCGATCGGCATCGGCGCCAAGGGACTCCACGTCGGCTTCGCCCTCGGGCTGGCGGCGGTGCTCGGCCTCGCGCTGGCCGCCTGCCTGTGGTGGCTCTACTTCGGCGGCGACGACGAGACGCGCGCCGAGCACGTCCTGGAGGCGGCCGAGCCGGTGCGACGCACCCGGCTGATCCTCGGCGCCTACTTCTACGCGCACATCCCGATGCTGCTGGGCATCGTCGCGGTCGCCGCGGGCGTCAAGAAGGCGATCGGCCACCCGATCGACCCGTTGAAGTTCAGCGCGGCCCTCACCCTGGCCGTGGGCGTCGCCCTGTTCGTGGCGGGCAACGCCTGGTTCCGCCGGGTCCTCGGCATGACGGGCAACGGACTGCGGGCCGCGGGCGCCCTCGTCGCACTCCTGACGGTCGCGCTCGGCCTCTGGTCGGCCCTCGCGCAGCTCACCGCGCTGACCGCGCTGGTGATCACGGTCATCGTCCTGGAACGGCGCCGGGCCGCCGTCGTCCCCGTGCCGTAG
- a CDS encoding DoxX family protein produces the protein MRQTLRDLASLAARLGVGGIFFANGWHKLEAGLNATAEQFTSLGASGPYVWAATTMLTELIGGALLVAGLAVPACGLLLFAEALAVFVLASGETGLPLTGGDAKLIVALGAASILLAVGGAGRLSVDHMVVIKRREAEAAEDFAAEAEAADVIAALREPETHAAPAPARPAAGKKPGESAPERLTPEGPTSEGVTSEGVTDTAEFPAATRPRTRTRKPPSGAATSVPPATPTTAPTPVGTPVPGKTADTLVAGKKDKPSPGS, from the coding sequence GTGCGACAAACTCTTCGTGATCTCGCTTCCCTGGCGGCCAGGCTGGGCGTGGGCGGAATCTTCTTCGCCAACGGCTGGCACAAGCTCGAAGCGGGCCTGAACGCCACCGCCGAGCAGTTCACGAGTCTGGGCGCCTCCGGGCCCTACGTGTGGGCCGCCACCACCATGCTGACGGAGCTCATCGGCGGCGCGCTGCTGGTGGCCGGTCTCGCCGTACCCGCGTGCGGACTGCTGCTGTTCGCCGAGGCCCTCGCCGTGTTCGTGCTGGCCAGCGGTGAGACGGGCCTGCCGCTCACCGGTGGCGACGCCAAGCTGATCGTGGCCCTCGGGGCCGCCTCCATCCTGCTCGCGGTCGGCGGCGCGGGCCGCCTGTCGGTCGACCACATGGTGGTGATCAAGCGCCGCGAGGCCGAGGCCGCCGAGGACTTCGCCGCCGAGGCCGAGGCCGCCGACGTCATCGCCGCGCTGCGCGAGCCCGAGACCCACGCGGCGCCCGCCCCCGCCCGGCCCGCCGCGGGGAAGAAGCCCGGCGAGTCCGCCCCGGAGAGGCTCACCCCTGAAGGCCCCACCTCGGAGGGCGTCACCTCCGAGGGCGTCACCGACACCGCGGAGTTCCCCGCGGCCACCCGTCCGCGTACGCGCACCCGCAAGCCCCCGTCCGGTGCCGCGACGTCCGTACCCCCCGCGACCCCCACCACCGCGCCCACACCGGTCGGGACGCCCGTGCCCGGCAAGACCGCCGACACCCTCGTGGCCGGGAAGAAGGACAAGCCCTCCCCCGGAAGCTAA
- a CDS encoding MFS transporter — translation MTTVISRRADGDPRTSGAGRWSVLAVLCFSLLLIAVDATVLHIAVPALTAALEPSSVQLLWIIDVYSLMVAPLLLTFGTLGDRYGRKRLVLAGYLVFGVASAAAAFAPTPLALISARALLGLGGAMIMPATLSIIRQVFTDRHERAVALGVWSAVAAAGAAVGPIVGGVLVGHFWWGAVFLINVPILVVLLPTAARLLPESRRRSGQPWDALSAALSVLGILGVAFGLKEAGTGHPGGVAVFLGGIWLLAWFVRRQRRLAFPLLDLSLFRLRAFRAGVGGVLLTVFALVGLELMLAQYLQLVLGDSPLQAAVRMLPLMIASIAGGLAGARLLRWFGLRATMGGGLALTALSLVPTLTWHTEGHPVALTLCFIGIGFGIQVTLLAASDTIMSSTPESHAGGAAAIEETAYELGAGLGVAVLGTITTVVYAPSLPSVHGVAPAMMDQARQSLASAAHVAREIGGGVGDALLASARVAFVSGLHATVAVSVFLLGATALAVTLLVPRRPVEEGDDLS, via the coding sequence ATGACCACCGTCATCTCCAGGCGTGCGGACGGCGACCCACGGACATCCGGGGCCGGCCGGTGGTCGGTCCTCGCCGTCCTCTGCTTCAGCCTGTTGCTGATCGCGGTGGACGCCACGGTGCTGCACATCGCGGTACCGGCGCTGACGGCCGCCCTCGAGCCGTCCTCCGTGCAGCTGCTGTGGATCATCGACGTCTACTCGCTGATGGTCGCGCCGCTGCTGCTGACCTTCGGCACGCTCGGTGACCGCTACGGGCGCAAGCGCCTGGTGCTGGCCGGATACCTGGTCTTCGGCGTCGCCTCGGCCGCGGCGGCGTTCGCGCCGACCCCGCTCGCGCTGATCTCCGCACGCGCGCTGCTCGGCCTCGGCGGAGCGATGATCATGCCCGCCACGCTCTCGATCATCCGGCAGGTCTTCACCGACCGGCACGAGCGGGCGGTCGCGCTGGGCGTGTGGAGCGCGGTGGCCGCGGCCGGGGCCGCGGTCGGCCCGATCGTCGGAGGGGTGCTCGTCGGGCACTTCTGGTGGGGCGCCGTCTTCCTGATCAACGTCCCCATCCTCGTGGTCCTGCTGCCCACCGCGGCCAGGCTCCTTCCCGAGTCCCGCAGGCGCTCCGGCCAGCCGTGGGACGCGCTCAGCGCGGCGCTGTCGGTGCTGGGCATCCTCGGGGTGGCCTTCGGCCTCAAGGAGGCGGGGACCGGGCATCCGGGCGGGGTGGCGGTGTTCCTGGGCGGGATCTGGCTGCTGGCGTGGTTCGTCCGCAGGCAGCGGCGGCTGGCCTTCCCCCTGCTGGACCTGAGCCTGTTCCGGCTGCGGGCGTTCCGCGCCGGGGTGGGCGGCGTGCTGCTGACGGTCTTCGCCCTGGTCGGGCTGGAGCTCATGCTCGCCCAGTATCTCCAGCTGGTCCTCGGCGACAGCCCGCTCCAGGCCGCCGTACGGATGCTCCCCCTCATGATCGCCTCGATCGCGGGCGGCCTGGCCGGGGCGCGGCTGCTGCGGTGGTTCGGGCTGCGCGCCACGATGGGCGGCGGGCTGGCGCTGACCGCCCTCTCCCTGGTCCCCACCCTGACCTGGCACACCGAGGGGCATCCGGTGGCCCTGACGCTCTGCTTCATCGGTATCGGCTTCGGCATCCAGGTCACCCTGCTGGCCGCCTCCGACACGATCATGTCGTCCACCCCGGAGTCCCACGCGGGCGGCGCCGCCGCGATCGAGGAGACCGCTTACGAGCTGGGCGCGGGGCTCGGGGTCGCGGTGCTCGGCACGATCACCACGGTCGTGTACGCCCCCTCGCTGCCCTCGGTCCACGGCGTCGCGCCCGCGATGATGGACCAGGCCCGCCAGTCGCTCGCCTCCGCCGCGCACGTGGCGCGGGAGATCGGCGGCGGCGTGGGGGACGCCCTGCTCGCCTCGGCCCGCGTCGCGTTCGTCTCCGGCCTGCACGCGACGGTGGCGGTGAGCGTGTTCCTGCTGGGCGCCACCGCTCTGGCGGTGACACTCCTGGTGCCCCGCCGCCCAGTCGAAGAGGGGGACGACCTCTCGTGA
- a CDS encoding tetratricopeptide repeat protein, producing the protein MPEPSRDPTDPGNASGRVPEPPGDPDGSRHGNDPASGPVPPPRDPADPRQWCAVAAAWLGRDRPEAALEAARRALDLDPRSESGADWGYRLASLAFERLGRDAEAVAAAEEAVRLAPGSWAARMRLGAALRRVPGRWRESRAQAARAVRYAPEEPDPHVLAGDLALLRGEYGLAEAAYREALRRLPDHPGARINLGLARLRWERPRVHHDPAWPVDPRETSRARRALGTWSRQTRILLAAALVAVCAAEFGFGLAAVARIGGGLVPLAVLAITLRQAHRVRLWSYVPGMLARDLWLSTSVSITLVAVTAYVAVVATLPAEIPPLLHGPVPGAPGVVWAGLAGLVFLNGAVLLVLRVLVEAWRGRPGRALAEFAAAGDDRTARRDVNVTLWLVAGRVWSVPMAAVMAVVVLDERSWALAALAVPLVLGWARGRAGPVPALTRALTSDRVLAAALALPASASVLLGVAGAAPVLGFAPVGEWAWRAGIVLLAVPVAIFATRSVRAWWRGAPGPWRASLVMCDGCGSRLPGDAAPPVGLSGEVRAAFTYARGVVLAYADPSGPRALAVGAVSSVGPSGELRLIAASDAWEAAERDPRVAVFVADPLDRRFWAEVRGIAIGDTEADLLRITPKEVVVGEYPGRHQGRARRG; encoded by the coding sequence ATGCCTGAGCCGTCGCGGGATCCCACCGACCCCGGAAACGCCTCCGGCCGGGTCCCCGAGCCACCCGGGGATCCCGACGGTTCCCGGCACGGGAACGACCCCGCCTCGGGGCCCGTCCCGCCGCCCCGGGATCCCGCCGACCCCCGGCAGTGGTGCGCCGTGGCCGCCGCGTGGCTGGGCCGCGACCGGCCAGAGGCCGCGCTGGAGGCCGCCCGCAGGGCACTGGACCTCGATCCCCGGTCCGAGTCCGGCGCAGACTGGGGATACCGCCTCGCCAGCCTCGCGTTCGAGCGGCTCGGCCGCGACGCGGAGGCCGTGGCGGCCGCGGAGGAGGCCGTACGCCTCGCACCGGGCTCCTGGGCCGCGCGGATGCGCCTGGGAGCCGCGCTGCGCAGGGTGCCGGGGCGCTGGCGCGAGTCGCGGGCCCAGGCGGCCAGGGCCGTACGCTACGCGCCGGAGGAGCCGGACCCGCACGTCCTCGCCGGTGACCTCGCGTTGCTGCGGGGCGAGTACGGCCTCGCGGAGGCCGCCTACCGCGAGGCGCTGCGCCGCCTGCCTGACCACCCCGGCGCCAGGATCAACCTCGGCCTGGCCCGGCTGCGCTGGGAACGCCCGCGTGTCCACCACGACCCCGCCTGGCCGGTCGACCCCCGCGAGACGAGCCGGGCCAGGCGTGCCCTGGGGACGTGGTCGCGACAGACCCGGATCCTGCTGGCCGCCGCCCTCGTCGCGGTCTGCGCGGCGGAGTTCGGATTCGGCCTGGCCGCCGTGGCGAGGATCGGCGGCGGGCTGGTACCGCTCGCCGTCCTGGCGATCACCCTCAGGCAGGCGCACCGGGTCAGGCTCTGGTCGTACGTGCCGGGCATGCTCGCCCGAGATCTCTGGCTCAGCACGTCGGTCTCGATCACCCTGGTCGCCGTGACCGCGTACGTCGCGGTCGTCGCCACCCTCCCCGCGGAGATTCCGCCACTCCTTCACGGCCCGGTACCGGGTGCGCCGGGGGTGGTCTGGGCCGGTCTCGCCGGGCTGGTGTTCCTCAACGGGGCGGTGCTGCTCGTCCTGCGCGTCCTCGTCGAGGCGTGGCGCGGGCGGCCGGGCAGGGCGCTGGCCGAGTTCGCCGCCGCCGGTGACGACCGCACGGCCAGGCGCGACGTGAACGTGACCCTCTGGCTGGTGGCGGGCCGGGTCTGGTCGGTGCCGATGGCGGCCGTGATGGCGGTCGTCGTCCTGGACGAGCGGAGCTGGGCGCTGGCCGCGCTCGCCGTGCCGCTCGTGCTCGGCTGGGCGCGCGGCCGGGCGGGACCGGTCCCGGCCCTCACCCGTGCGCTGACCTCTGACCGCGTGCTGGCGGCGGCGCTGGCCCTGCCCGCCTCGGCGTCGGTCCTGCTCGGCGTGGCCGGAGCGGCGCCGGTCCTCGGGTTCGCCCCGGTGGGGGAGTGGGCCTGGCGGGCCGGGATCGTCCTGCTGGCCGTACCGGTGGCGATATTCGCCACGAGGTCGGTGCGGGCGTGGTGGCGGGGCGCGCCGGGACCGTGGCGGGCCTCGCTGGTCATGTGCGACGGCTGCGGGAGCCGCCTCCCCGGCGACGCCGCGCCGCCGGTGGGGCTCAGCGGGGAGGTGCGCGCGGCCTTCACCTACGCGCGGGGGGTGGTGCTCGCGTACGCCGACCCCAGCGGCCCGCGCGCGCTCGCCGTCGGCGCGGTCAGCTCGGTCGGCCCGAGCGGCGAGCTGCGCCTGATCGCCGCCTCCGACGCCTGGGAGGCCGCCGAACGCGACCCCAGGGTGGCGGTCTTCGTCGCCGATCCGCTCGACCGCCGATTCTGGGCCGAGGTACGCGGCATCGCCATCGGCGACACCGAGGCCGACCTGCTGAGGATCACCCCCAAGGAGGTCGTGGTCGGCGAGTATCCCGGCCGCCACCAGGGTCGCGCCCGCCGAGGCTGA